The DNA sequence GGTATGAACCGGATCGGCATGAAGCAGGAGGCAGAAATTGAAGTCTTTGCTGAGGTTGTGAAAGCCTGCCGTTTTCTGGATATCACCGGTGCTTACACCCACCTTGCTACAGCAGATGAGCTGGATCCCACTTACACGGATGAGCAGCTGGAGCGTTTTAAAAACATGGCGGACCTCCTTGAAGCGGAACTCGGTAAAAAAATTCCCTGCCGGCACAGTGCCAACAGTGCCGGGGCCATGCTCCACCGGAAAGCGGGCTTTAATATGGCACGGATCGGGATATCCATGTACGGACTTGCTCCGTCACCGGCCGTGAAGCCTGTGCTGCCGGTCCGGCTCCAGGAAGCCTTCTCCCTGCACAGTCAATTAACGCATGTGAAGCAGCTCCATAAAGGAGAAACCGTGAGCTACGGACGAACGTATACGGCAGAGGAAGAGGAATGGATCGGGACCGTGCCCATTGGTTACGCCGACGGCTGGATCCGGGCCAACCAGTCCGGGGATGTGCTTGTAAACGGCAGGCGCGCTCAGATTGTCGGACGAATCTGCATGGACCAAATGATGGTGAAACTTCCCGGCTATACGGAACCGGGGACAAAAGTCACGCTTATCGGCAGACAGGGAGAAGCATATATTCCGGTTGATGAAGTGGCAGAAAGACTGGGGACGATCAATTATGAAATACCTTGTATCATCAGCTTCCGGGTGCCCCGGGTAGTCAAGAGAGCGGGGGAAATTACCGCGGTGCACAATAGAGCCCTTGATTGAACAGCAGAGTAAGCGGATACATTGTGAAAAAACCAGCCGCTGAGAAAAATGTCTGTTCTTAAAAACAGCTTTGCATTCATGATTGTCAAATGATATGATTAATCTGGAAAAGATTTTGGTTGAGAGTTACAGGAGGTGTTTGGTACCAATGAATGAGAACAAATATATCACTGTAAGCTTACCGCAGCAGCTGGTACACAAACTTGACGCTTTAACTGGAGGGGATGTTTTGGAACGCAGCGACGCTATGAAAAACGCAGCAAACCATTATGTACAGGAGCATAAGACAGAAAACATTCGTGAAACGATGCAGCAGGGCTACATGGAAATGGCGAAAATCAATTTAAACATTGCCACGGAGTCCTTTTTAGCTGAAGAGGAGGCTGAAAGCACGCTGGACCGCCTAGTAAGCGGGGTGTAGCGGAGTTGATTGTCAAACGTGGTGACGTGTATTTTGCGGATCTATCTCCTGTAGTCGGATCAGAGCAAGGTGGAGTAAGGCCGGTTCTCGTAATCCAGAATGATATCGGCAACCGTTTCAGCCCGACCGTTATCGTTGCGGCCATAACAGCGCAGATACAAAAAGCCAAGCTTCCGACTCATGTAGAAATCAATGCCGAGCGATACGGCTTTGACCGCGATTCAGTCATTTTACTCGAACAAATCAGAACGATTGATAAACAAAGGCTGACAGATAAAATCACGCAGCTGGACGACAATATGATGTTAAAAGTGAATGACGCGTTGAATATAAGTATAGGCCTTATTGACTTTTAAATATCATCTGAGAAGACCGGACGCAGCGAAACTTCAGCGTCCGGTCTTTTATCGTTCTCTATAGGTAAAAACGACTCTACAGGACTTCACGTGTATATTTGGCAGTTTTATGTTATATTCATTTTCGTTACAAAAAAATATAGGTTTAATTCACATTATTCCCCATCTGAACGTTTGCATAAACCTATAATCAATGAAATAATAGAAGCACAACTTTGTCGCAGGAGTGGAGGAGTAGGAGCATGATCCCGAACGTACGAGAAGACATTCTTCAGCATCAGGAAAAAATTATAGAAACCTGGCTCGAAGAAATTATGAAATTTCATTCAGATGATTCTCTGCAGAACATTTCGGCAGCTGTATATGAAAGCACAAGCCGGGATTTTGTGCATAAACTATTAATCACAATAGAAGAAAATGATCTCACGGATAAAAAGCTCAATCAGTTTGTTGAGAGACTGATTCAGATGGGCTGGCCGCTCAACTATATAACGAAAGGCCTGCAGGAATTCCGTAAAGCTTCTGTCAGAACCATTCTCAGCGAAGATATCGGCCGTAAGGAACAGTTTGACGCCATTGAGGAAATTGAAGACTGGGTGGATGAAGTCGTGAATCTTCTCGTCAACCAGTATTCCGGTTCCTGGGAAAATACGGTTTTTCTACAGAAAATGGCCTTAAAAGAACTTTCTGCGCCGTTAATTCCAGTATTCGATAAAATCAGCGTAATGCCTCTCGTAGGTACGATCGATACGGAGCGGGCGAAGCTGATCATGGAAAACCTGCTTGACGGGGTGATCGAGCACCGTTCGCAGGTCGTTCTGATTGATATTACCGGTGTGCCTGTGGTGGATACTATGGTGGCACATCATATTATCCAGGCTTCAGAAGCGGTAAGGCTTGTCGGTGCTACGTGCATTCTCGTAGGTATCCGACCAGAAATTGCACAGACTATCGTTAATCTTGGGATCGATCTCGGGAAATTCCCGACGAAAAGCACATTAAAAAAAGGTGTGCAGACCGCGCTCGCGATGACGAAGCGTGAAATTGTGGATCTAGAGGAATAGGGGGGGACTGAAATTGCGGATTCCGATTTTGAAATTACACGATTACTTATTAATTTCAGTACAGGTGGAGCTGGATGACCAGACTGCACTCCGGTTCCAGGAAGATGTGCTTGAAAAAATACACATCGAAGGATCGCGCGGCGTGGTTATTGACCTCACCTCTGTAGAAATGATCGATTCCTTTATCGCTAAAGTACTTGGAGACGTGGTGGACATGTCCAATCTTATGGGAGCAAGAGTGGTGCTTACGGGCATCCAGCCTGCCGTAGCCATTACATTAATCGATATGGGCATTGTTTTGGATGAAGTCCCGACTGCACTGGACCTTGAACAGGGGCTGGAACGTTTACAGCTCGAATTGGAGGGGTGAATATGCAAGTTCAGACCCATGTTGACATAAACAGCGAGTGGGGGATAGTCGCCGCGAGGCAGGCCGGCCGCAAGCTGGCACGTGAAGTCGGATTCGGTTCCGTTGACCAGGCAAGAATTACCACAGCTATCTCGGAGCTTGCACGCAATATTTACCTTTACGCCAACCAGGGGCAGATTAGAATTGAAGAAGTGGCTGAATCCGGGAAGCGGGGGATGAAAATCATCGCTTCGGACGAAGGGCCGGGTATTAAAGATCTGCGCCGTGTGATGGAAGATGGATTTACGACATCCGGCGGTCTCGGTGCGGGCCTGCCGGGAGTGAAACGTCTTATGGACGACTTCGGTATTGAATCGGAGCCGGACCAGGGGACGGTTATAACAGCAGTGAAATGGCTTAGATAAAGGAGTTGTACCAACTTGGAAGATATGAAGGTATCAATGTACCAGTTGTACAAAGATATGCTGACAAGCTACCTTGAAGATAAAAGCGAACACGCACTTTATCATGCTCAGCAGTTCAGCAAACAGATGATGGAGCAGGATATGTCTCCGGAAGAGACAGTCAGCCTTCATCTGTCTGTATTCCAGGATCTGGCTCATGATCTTCCGGAAGAGGTAACTGATTCTTTTGATCTTCTGCTTGAAGTCATGATTGGATACGGTCTTGCCTACCGGGAGCATCAAAGCCTGCGGGACAGGCAGCAGGAGCTGGAGTCCGAATTGAATATTGCTGCACAGATGCAGCGTACGCTTCTTCCGGACAAACAGATATCGCTCGATTCTGTTGATTTCGGAGTCATCAGCGTTCCCGCAGGGAAAATGAGCGGCGATTATTACCACTATGACCTGGACGATCACGGCAACCTTGCAGTTGCTGTGGCCGATGTCATCGGTAAAGGCGTTCCGGCAGCTATGTCGATGTCCATGATCAAGTATGCGATGGACACACTTACCGACAAGCAGATGCAGCCGGCGAAAGTACTGGAAAGTCTGAACAGGGTTGTAGAAAGAAATATCGATGAAGATATGTTCATAACGATGATGTACGGTGTGTATCATCCGACAGAACATCATTTTTATATATCAAGCGCTGGTCACGAGCCAGGGTTTATTTATAATGCAGAGAAAGATTCCTTCGATGCGCTGGAATCAAAAGGGCTTGTTCTCGGTGTGTCACCGAGGATTTCTTATGAAGAAAAGTCTTTCCCGCTCGACCCCGGGGATTTCGTAGTTTTCCTCTCTGATGGAGTAACTGAAAGCCGGGTGGAAGGAGAATTTATTGAACGGGACCAGATTATACAGATGATTCGGGAACGGCTTCATCTGCCGGCTCAGAATATTGTTGAAGAAGTATATCAGCAGCTGGAAAAAGCCCAGGAATTTCAGCTCCGCGATGATTTTACGCTCATGATTCTGCGGAGAAAGGTTTAAGCCTCAGTAAAATGTGGTAAAAGAGATTAGAATGTACAGCACCAGCTTTATAGGAGGGTAACTATGAACTTAGATATTCAGATAACAGAAGACGACAACAAAAGCGTGGCGGAAGTTTCAGGAGAAGTGGATGTATATACAGCGACCAAACTGAAGGAAACACTGATCCCGCTTGCTGAAAAAGAGGACAACCAGCTTATCATTGATCTTACAAATGTTGAATATATAGACAGCACCGGACTGGGAATTTTTATCGGGGCGTTAAAAGCAGCGGAGAAATCCGGCAGCACGCTGAAACTGATTGGTCTTAACGAGCGGGTTAATCGACTGTTTGAAATCACCGGCCTGCACGAAGTCATCGATATCGAACCAGCGAAGAGGGAGGAAGCATAGTGATGACACAATCAACAGAAGTCATTGAAATGAAACTTCCGGCAAAGCCGGAGTATGTTGGAGTGGTGAGGCTGGCAGCTTCCGGCCTCGCAAGCCGCCTTGGGTACACGTACGATGATATAGAAGACATTAAGATTGCAATAGCAGAGGCCTGTACCAACGTTGTAACACATGCTTATCCGGCCGAGTCAGACCTGGAGAACAATATGCACGTTAATTTTACGATGTATGCAAACCGGCTGGAACTTACGGTTTCGGATCAGGGCGGAGCTTTTGATGCGGATTTACTCAACAAGGAACGCGGCCCGGTTTCCAAAGACCAGCCTGTAGAAGAGTTGAAGGAAGGAGGGCTTGGGCTCTTCCTTATTGAAACATTGATGGATGAGGTTGAAATACGTGGGGAAAAAGGCGTCATGATCATCATGACAAAGTTTCTTCAAAGAGATGAGGTGGAACCAGATGGCAGAAGAACCTCAGAAGAATCACCAGAACACCAGTGAGGCAAAGAAGCGCAACCTGGAAAAGATTGCGGAATTTCAGGAGACAAATGATGAAGCGCTGCAGACTGAACTTGTTCTGGAATACGAAAATCTCGTTCATGCACTGGCGAGGAAATTCTCACGCGGACAGCGGCACGATGAAGATCTGATCCAGGTAGGGATGATCGGTCTGCTTGCTGCACTCCGCCGGTTTGACCCGTCTTTTGCAAGAAGTTTTGAATCGTTTGCAGTCCCGACGATTGTCGGGGAGATCAAACGGTTTATCCGTGATAAAACATGGAGTGTTCACGTCCCCCGGCGCATTAAAGAACTCGGTCCTAAAATCAAAGCCGCTGTGGAAGACCTGACGACGACGCTTCAGCGTTCTCCGAGCGTGCATGAAATAGCGGAACATCTCGGCGTTTCAGAAGAAGAAATTCTTGAAACGATGGAAATGGGCAAAAGCTACCAGGCTCTGTCCGTCGACCGCTCGATTGAAGCGGATGATGAAGGCAGCGCTGTTACTCTGCTTGATCTTGTTGGTCAGGAAGAGGGCGGCTATGAACAGACGGATCAGCAGCTCCTTCTCGAAAAAGCGTTCGCTGTGCTCACGGAAAGAGAAAAGCAGATACTGCAGCTCACATATTTCGAAAACATGAGCCAGAAAGAAACCGGGGAACAGCTCGGTATTTCCCAGATGCACGTATCAAGACTGCAGCGCCGTGCCCTCCAAAAACTCCGTGAATCCATTCGAATTGAAGCAACGGAGGCCTTTTAACGATGTTTGATCACTTACATCTTGAAGATGCAGAGATCAGTGTCTTTCAATCGGCAAAAGAGGGTAACTGGTGCAACGGTGATGATTATTACGGTGTGAAAGCGGATGGGTACGTACTTATCGCCGTTGCTGATGGTCTCGGCAGCGGCGAGGAAGCCCGGACGGCTTCGCATAAAGCAATGGAAGTTATCGAACAGAACCACGACCTCGGTCTTCAGTCCCTGCTTGAACGGTGCAATGAGCAGATGTGGGGAACCCGGGGGGTTGTTATATCGATCCTGCGCATATATATAGAAGAAAAGTTTTGCGAATACGTTAATGTAGGGAATATTACATGCAACTTCTACCATCCTGACGGCAAAATGATCCGTCCGGTGCCGAAACGGGGCTACCTGTCGGGAAGAAAACAAAAAGTCCGTGTCCAGACGTGGCCGTATAAAGAAGGAATGGTTTTCAGCATGTATTCAGACGGGTTCCCACAGGATCCGCTCGCAAACCGTGTCTTCGACAAAAGCGATACGCCGGAAGAAATCATGAACCGTATTTCTGACCTGTTCGAAAACGTGAATGATGATGCCACAGTTATGATCGGAAAAGCATACGTATAAAGATGTAAGAAAATTAACCCGCCGTCCCAGAAGAGGGAATGGCGGTTTTTTGTTTTCAGCAGGTGGAGACCTCCGCTGGAAACATGTATACTGAATGCAGACTGTCAGCACAATGGAGGAATACATATGAATGAAGAACATTTACAGCTCGTCCATAAAGAAACAGCTCTGCCTAAAGGGCAGGTTACGAAAGTTATTGAACTTTCCGAAGAAGGAAACACTGTCCCCTTTATAGCCAGATACCGAAAAGAAATGACGGGCGGACTTGATGAAGAACAAATCCGCGCCATCCTGGAATCGTGGAATTATGTCCAGGCACTATCCAAACGGAAAGAAGAAGTGATCCGCCTCATTGAAGAACAAGGAAAGCTCACCGAGGAGCTGCAAACGTCTATTTCTTCGGCAGTAAAGCTTCAGGAAGTAGAAGACTTGTACCGTCCGTACAAGCAGAAACGGCGCACGCGGGCTACGAACGCTAAAGAAAAAGGGCTTGAACCGCTTGCGGAATGGATTTATTCCATTCCGGCCGAAGGAGATCCTCACGCGGAAGCCTCCGCTTATATTGACGAAGAAAAAGAAGTTCTTTCAGAGGAAGACGCTCTTCAGGGAGCACGTGACATCATCGCGGAATACATAGCCGATGATCCTGATATCCGCAAGCAGCTGCGTTTCCTCACCTGGAAAGAAGGGACTTTTCAGGCAGAGAAAAAGCCGAAAGCGGAAGATGAAAAAGAAGTGTTTGCGATGTACTATGATTACGAAGAGCCGGTAGCAAAAATGGTTCCGCACCGGGTTCTTGCCGTGAACCGAGGGGAAAAAGAAAACGTCCTCCGGGTCAAAGTGAATCCGCCTGCAGAGAAAATTTTAAACGATCTCGAAAAAAAGCTCATCGGAAACAGAGCGACGCCTGCAGAAAAGCAGCTTAGAGAAGCGTGGGAAGACAGCTTCAAACGACTGCTTCACCCTTCTATTGAGCGGGATATCCGCAGCGAACTCAACGAAAAGGCAGAGACACATGCGATCGACATTTTTTCTCAGAACCTGCGGCAGCTGCTCCTGCAGCCGCCCCTTAAAGGCAATGTCGTCCTCGGCGTGGACCCGGCCTACCGCACCGGGTGTAAGCTCGCTGTCGTCGATGCGACCGGCAAAAAGCTTTACACCGGCGTCATCTACCCGACAGCTCCATGGAAAAAGACAAAAGAAGCGGCCGCTGCCGTAAAAAAAGTCATAGACGAATACAGCGTTACGATGATTGCGATCGGTAACGGCACAGCTTCCCGGGAAACGGAGCAGTTTATCGCCGATATAATGAAAGAGACAGAAGAAGACATTTACTACCTGATCGTTAACGAAGCAGGAGCGAGTGTGTACTCGGCTTCAAAAACAGCAAAAGAAGAATTTCCGGATCTGCAGGTGGAAGAGCGCAGTGCCGTGTCCATAGCAAGAAGACTGCAGGATCCGCTCGCTGAACTTGTGAAAATCGATCCCCAGTCTGTCGGGGTCGGCCAGTATCAGCACGACGTGACTCAGTCGAAACTCGGAGACAGCCTGACGTTTGTCGTGGAGACCGTTGTAAACCGGGTCGGTGTCAATGTCAACACGGCTTCGGCTTCTCTGCTCCAGTACGTGTCCGGCCTTTCTAAAAGCGTGGCAAACAACATTATCAGCGCGCGGGAAGAAGCGGGGACGTTCAATGACCGGAAGCAGCTGAAGAAAGTACCGCGGCTTGGCGCTAAAACTTATGAACAAAGTATCGGGTTTTTAAGAATCAATGAAGGCAAAGAGCCTCTGGATGCAACGCCTGTTCACCCGGAAAGCTACCCGGCAGCCAAGAAACTGCTCAAAAAACTGGGGCTTGATGCTTCCCAGATCGGAAGCGGAGCAGCAGTGGAAGCCGTACAGAATCTGAACACGCGGGAAACAGCAGACGAACTCGGCATCGGCGTTCCGACTCTTCAGGATATTATCGACGCTGTGCAGCAGCCGGGCCGGGATCCGCGTGACGACGTTCCGAAACCGCTGCTCAAACAGGACGTTCTCTCTATGGAGGACCTCACGCCGGGTCTCGAACTGGAAGGGACCGTGCGAAATGTTGTAGACTTTGGGGCCTTCGTTGACATCGGCGTTAAGCAGGACGGACTCGTGCATATTTCCAAGCTGGCCCAAAAGTTCGTTAAACATCCAATGAATATCGTTGCGGTCGGCGACGTCGTGACAGTATGGGTGGAAAACGTAGATGCGAATAAAGGACGGATAGCACTTACGATGCTGAAACCGTCAAAATAACAAAGATCCCTGTTCTGCTTTAAAAGTGGAACAGGGATTTTTCTGGATAATCCTTTTCAATCACACAGGGCTGGTGATATGATAGAAAAAACAAAACCATTCAGAGACGGAGTTGGCCCGAGATGAACGATCAATCCCTGCAGCGTTTAACTGAACAGATATCGAGAGACTGCTTTGGGAAAGCATTCAGGCACCGGGCTTATTTCAACAGGCGTCTCCGTACGACGGGCGGACGCTATGCGCTTCACAGCCATGATATAGAAATCAACCCGAAGCACTTTGAATACTACGGCACGGAAGAAGTCATCAGCATCATTAAGCATGAACTGTGTCATTATCATCTTCATATAGAAGGGAAAGGCTATCAGCACCGGGACCGGGAATTTAAGAAACTGCTCAAACAGGTGGGAGGATCCAGGCACTGCCAGCGTCTTCCCGGGGCTCGAAGCAGTTCGCTTAAAATTCATATTTATCAATGCCGTGACTGCAGTTCGGAATATGAAAGAAGACGCCGGATGAATACCGAGAAATATGTATGCGGGAAGTGCCGGGGGCCCCTGAAAAAAATAGCTGAAAAAAATATAGAAAAAACATTGACTGCTTTTTAAGGTCTATGGTACATTATAAAAGTCGCCGAAACGGAACGCACAAATTCCGG is a window from the Alkalicoccus halolimnae genome containing:
- a CDS encoding Tex family protein, with protein sequence MNEEHLQLVHKETALPKGQVTKVIELSEEGNTVPFIARYRKEMTGGLDEEQIRAILESWNYVQALSKRKEEVIRLIEEQGKLTEELQTSISSAVKLQEVEDLYRPYKQKRRTRATNAKEKGLEPLAEWIYSIPAEGDPHAEASAYIDEEKEVLSEEDALQGARDIIAEYIADDPDIRKQLRFLTWKEGTFQAEKKPKAEDEKEVFAMYYDYEEPVAKMVPHRVLAVNRGEKENVLRVKVNPPAEKILNDLEKKLIGNRATPAEKQLREAWEDSFKRLLHPSIERDIRSELNEKAETHAIDIFSQNLRQLLLQPPLKGNVVLGVDPAYRTGCKLAVVDATGKKLYTGVIYPTAPWKKTKEAAAAVKKVIDEYSVTMIAIGNGTASRETEQFIADIMKETEEDIYYLIVNEAGASVYSASKTAKEEFPDLQVEERSAVSIARRLQDPLAELVKIDPQSVGVGQYQHDVTQSKLGDSLTFVVETVVNRVGVNVNTASASLLQYVSGLSKSVANNIISAREEAGTFNDRKQLKKVPRLGAKTYEQSIGFLRINEGKEPLDATPVHPESYPAAKKLLKKLGLDASQIGSGAAVEAVQNLNTRETADELGIGVPTLQDIIDAVQQPGRDPRDDVPKPLLKQDVLSMEDLTPGLELEGTVRNVVDFGAFVDIGVKQDGLVHISKLAQKFVKHPMNIVAVGDVVTVWVENVDANKGRIALTMLKPSK
- a CDS encoding type II toxin-antitoxin system PemK/MazF family toxin, which codes for MIVKRGDVYFADLSPVVGSEQGGVRPVLVIQNDIGNRFSPTVIVAAITAQIQKAKLPTHVEINAERYGFDRDSVILLEQIRTIDKQRLTDKITQLDDNMMLKVNDALNISIGLIDF
- a CDS encoding anti-sigma regulatory factor, producing MQVQTHVDINSEWGIVAARQAGRKLAREVGFGSVDQARITTAISELARNIYLYANQGQIRIEEVAESGKRGMKIIASDEGPGIKDLRRVMEDGFTTSGGLGAGLPGVKRLMDDFGIESEPDQGTVITAVKWLR
- the sigB gene encoding RNA polymerase sigma factor SigB, with protein sequence MAEEPQKNHQNTSEAKKRNLEKIAEFQETNDEALQTELVLEYENLVHALARKFSRGQRHDEDLIQVGMIGLLAALRRFDPSFARSFESFAVPTIVGEIKRFIRDKTWSVHVPRRIKELGPKIKAAVEDLTTTLQRSPSVHEIAEHLGVSEEEILETMEMGKSYQALSVDRSIEADDEGSAVTLLDLVGQEEGGYEQTDQQLLLEKAFAVLTEREKQILQLTYFENMSQKETGEQLGISQMHVSRLQRRALQKLRESIRIEATEAF
- a CDS encoding STAS domain-containing protein; translation: MNLDIQITEDDNKSVAEVSGEVDVYTATKLKETLIPLAEKEDNQLIIDLTNVEYIDSTGLGIFIGALKAAEKSGSTLKLIGLNERVNRLFEITGLHEVIDIEPAKREEA
- the alr gene encoding alanine racemase, with protein sequence MNQRENVKTTALFYRDTWAEVDLSAIKNNLAGIKKQLEDGIEVMAVVKADGYGHGARETAETALEAGASYLGTALLDEAVALRRNGIEAPILVLGVTRPEDAVVAAEYGITLTVFQADWVKKAEVFLASSLKQVSCHVKLDSGMNRIGMKQEAEIEVFAEVVKACRFLDITGAYTHLATADELDPTYTDEQLERFKNMADLLEAELGKKIPCRHSANSAGAMLHRKAGFNMARIGISMYGLAPSPAVKPVLPVRLQEAFSLHSQLTHVKQLHKGETVSYGRTYTAEEEEWIGTVPIGYADGWIRANQSGDVLVNGRRAQIVGRICMDQMMVKLPGYTEPGTKVTLIGRQGEAYIPVDEVAERLGTINYEIPCIISFRVPRVVKRAGEITAVHNRALD
- a CDS encoding SprT family protein; the encoded protein is MNDQSLQRLTEQISRDCFGKAFRHRAYFNRRLRTTGGRYALHSHDIEINPKHFEYYGTEEVISIIKHELCHYHLHIEGKGYQHRDREFKKLLKQVGGSRHCQRLPGARSSSLKIHIYQCRDCSSEYERRRRMNTEKYVCGKCRGPLKKIAEKNIEKTLTAF
- a CDS encoding SpoIIE family protein phosphatase encodes the protein MFDHLHLEDAEISVFQSAKEGNWCNGDDYYGVKADGYVLIAVADGLGSGEEARTASHKAMEVIEQNHDLGLQSLLERCNEQMWGTRGVVISILRIYIEEKFCEYVNVGNITCNFYHPDGKMIRPVPKRGYLSGRKQKVRVQTWPYKEGMVFSMYSDGFPQDPLANRVFDKSDTPEEIMNRISDLFENVNDDATVMIGKAYV
- a CDS encoding STAS domain-containing protein, which produces MRIPILKLHDYLLISVQVELDDQTALRFQEDVLEKIHIEGSRGVVIDLTSVEMIDSFIAKVLGDVVDMSNLMGARVVLTGIQPAVAITLIDMGIVLDEVPTALDLEQGLERLQLELEG
- the rsbW gene encoding anti-sigma B factor RsbW → MTQSTEVIEMKLPAKPEYVGVVRLAASGLASRLGYTYDDIEDIKIAIAEACTNVVTHAYPAESDLENNMHVNFTMYANRLELTVSDQGGAFDADLLNKERGPVSKDQPVEELKEGGLGLFLIETLMDEVEIRGEKGVMIIMTKFLQRDEVEPDGRRTSEESPEHQ
- a CDS encoding RsbT co-antagonist protein RsbRA, producing MIPNVREDILQHQEKIIETWLEEIMKFHSDDSLQNISAAVYESTSRDFVHKLLITIEENDLTDKKLNQFVERLIQMGWPLNYITKGLQEFRKASVRTILSEDIGRKEQFDAIEEIEDWVDEVVNLLVNQYSGSWENTVFLQKMALKELSAPLIPVFDKISVMPLVGTIDTERAKLIMENLLDGVIEHRSQVVLIDITGVPVVDTMVAHHIIQASEAVRLVGATCILVGIRPEIAQTIVNLGIDLGKFPTKSTLKKGVQTALAMTKREIVDLEE
- a CDS encoding antitoxin; translation: MNENKYITVSLPQQLVHKLDALTGGDVLERSDAMKNAANHYVQEHKTENIRETMQQGYMEMAKINLNIATESFLAEEEAESTLDRLVSGV
- a CDS encoding PP2C family protein-serine/threonine phosphatase; amino-acid sequence: MKVSMYQLYKDMLTSYLEDKSEHALYHAQQFSKQMMEQDMSPEETVSLHLSVFQDLAHDLPEEVTDSFDLLLEVMIGYGLAYREHQSLRDRQQELESELNIAAQMQRTLLPDKQISLDSVDFGVISVPAGKMSGDYYHYDLDDHGNLAVAVADVIGKGVPAAMSMSMIKYAMDTLTDKQMQPAKVLESLNRVVERNIDEDMFITMMYGVYHPTEHHFYISSAGHEPGFIYNAEKDSFDALESKGLVLGVSPRISYEEKSFPLDPGDFVVFLSDGVTESRVEGEFIERDQIIQMIRERLHLPAQNIVEEVYQQLEKAQEFQLRDDFTLMILRRKV